The Ricinus communis isolate WT05 ecotype wild-type chromosome 8, ASM1957865v1, whole genome shotgun sequence sequence CATATCAGAGGAGACAGAAGTTGTAAAGCAATTAGATGCAGAGAGAAGGGCATTTAAGGAAACTCCTACAGGGAGACGTGCTGCGTCGCCACCCATAAATGCTAAATCATCCTTTGTTTTCCAACCATTAGATGAGTACCCTACTTCATCTGGTGCTCCTATGGATGATCCTGATGTGTGGAGGCCCCCAAGCCGTGATACTTCAAGTAGGAGACCTTCTGCTAGAGCAGGTCAAGTAGGCATGAGGAAATCACCACAGGAAGGGAGTTGGGGCAGTCGAGGTGGCGGTGGTGCTACTAGAGCAGGTACAACTGGCCGTGTTCCAAAGACTGGCGGTGGTTCAAGTAGGGTGAATTCAGGTGTTCGAGCATCAACTAATGGAAAGAAAGGCACTGGTGCTGGAAAATCTGGAAAAGGAGATTCAGCTGTAAgttaatttctattattattttgacatCTATGTGTGCCTTTGTAATATGAACTTATTTTGCAAATGAATTTTTGTTAgaatggtgatggtgaagatgggAAGTCAAAGAAGGGACAATATGAAGGACCTGATCCTGACTTGGCTGCTATGCTTGAACGAGATGTCTTGGAAACTACTCCTGGAGTTAGATGGGACGATGTTGCAGGACTTAGTGAGGCAAAAAGGCTTCTAGAAGAAGCAGTTGTCCTTCCATTATGGATGCCTGAATATTTCCAGGTATACTGGAATGGTTAAAGTTGATTATTATAGTTCACATTTCTCATCTTGTGGGAGTacttagttttttattttattttttttaaattaagtcTCTTAATCGTTGCTTTTCCACGGCCTTTGGAGTTGAATAAGATGCTGCGTTATTATTTTGTCATTTTCACATCTTTGAATTGGCAAAGATCATTAATGTTTTTCTTGGCAGGGAATTAGGAGACCATGGAAAGGTGTCCTTATGTTTGGACCTCCTGGTACTGGGAAGACGCTGCTTGCTAAAGCTGTTGCTACTGAGTGTGGAACAACATTTTTTAATGTTTCCTCTGCTACATTGGCTTCAAAATGGCGTGGCGAGAGTGAGCGCATGGTCCGGTGTTTGTTTGATCTTGCACGAGCTTATGCGCCAAGTACAATATTCATTGATGAGATTGATTCTCTGTGCAATGCCAGAGGGTAAGCTTTTGTACTTTACAGTATATAGAGGTTTGGAACCTTCTAGTTCTATCCACAGCTGTTTGCCAGGGAAAATATTTCATTCATGTGTTTGATCCAAACATTTTATAGTATCTTAGAATTTCATCTTTGCActaaaattcatttgtaatgTTTTATGCAATATGCAAGAAATTGCTTGCTAATTCAGTTTGGGTGTAATGATGCTTTAAATGAATTCCCTAgcaaattcttttattcattccTTATCTCATGCGCGCATAAATTCCAAAGTGTGAAGTTTCTTGCTTTCCGTTGAAATGTGAACTGATTGtgcttaatttctttttccatgaTTGAAAACCTCAGGGCTTCAGGAGAACATGAATCATCTAGAAGGGTCAAGTCTGAACTTCTGGTTCAGGTAGACGGAGTAAACAACACGTCCACAAATGAAGATGGCAGTCGAAAAATAGTGATGGTGTTGGCAGCTACCAACTTCCCATGGGACATAGATGAAGCGCTGAGGTTTTTCATGCTGTTTTTGTTGAGCACGATGCTGTTATTTGGCATGTTATAATGTGTACTTTACATAATTTGATACTGATGCAATGCAGGAGGAGATTGGAAAAGCGTATCTATATTCCACTTCCCAATTTTGAAAGTCGTAAGGAGCTTATTAGGATCAATTTGAAAACTGTCGAGGTAAATTCAATCAGGCTAATATCTGCTACTTATGTTGATGGTActtcattaaaattattggtTAATTTCGCGTTCTACAAGTTAAGGAAATTTATGGCTTCCCACTTTTGCTGAGTTCTGTTTCTGCTTTGCCTTCCATTAGTTTTTGATCTAATACTTGGCCTCCTTGTGGTGTGCTTTCTTGCCATCTTTCTGGAGATTATGTCAAGACTCATGCTTAGTATTATGTTTGTCATTTCTAAATCCGAAGATTATAGCTAGGTGGACAAATTAATAGACTATTATAAGTTTTCATgtcatttagaaatttttcatGGAGACGTTTATCTCCAAACTAGGTAGCTCAGTGGTGGCACAACAATGTAGAAAAAGAGTATTGAGTGGCGACTGATGCAAGTATGAGTTTACCTTTAGATGTACAGTTTTGTTGCAATTACT is a genomic window containing:
- the LOC8271350 gene encoding katanin p60 ATPase-containing subunit A1 — encoded protein: MSLSGLQDHLKLAREYALEGLYDTSIIFFDGAIAQINKHLNTLDDPLIRTKWMNVKKAISEETEVVKQLDAERRAFKETPTGRRAASPPINAKSSFVFQPLDEYPTSSGAPMDDPDVWRPPSRDTSSRRPSARAGQVGMRKSPQEGSWGSRGGGGATRAGTTGRVPKTGGGSSRVNSGVRASTNGKKGTGAGKSGKGDSANGDGEDGKSKKGQYEGPDPDLAAMLERDVLETTPGVRWDDVAGLSEAKRLLEEAVVLPLWMPEYFQGIRRPWKGVLMFGPPGTGKTLLAKAVATECGTTFFNVSSATLASKWRGESERMVRCLFDLARAYAPSTIFIDEIDSLCNARGASGEHESSRRVKSELLVQVDGVNNTSTNEDGSRKIVMVLAATNFPWDIDEALRRRLEKRIYIPLPNFESRKELIRINLKTVEVAADVNIDEVARRTEGYSGDDLTNVCRDASLNGMRRKIAGKTRDEIKNMPKDEISKDPVAMCDFEEALQKVQRSVSQADIEKHEKWFQDFGSA